One window from the genome of Pedococcus badiiscoriae encodes:
- a CDS encoding DUF3105 domain-containing protein, translating into MANKRASQDRKARLAEIQNQQKAKERKVVAGIVIGCLVLLAGLTGVILFAINDAQAKQLPHLGVTVAAASCDPVTTDPSSGAGEHVGPGTSKPNQTSVNYSTVPPSNGPHFVSPDLSGRDFYTAADRPVLETLVHNLEHGYTILWYDGSKVKDTKLLRDIADQANKLPEASGKFKVVEWDASRGAFPAGKVYALSHWAKDAGHRQLCGNVSGQAIIDFVKKYPKTDTQEPGAA; encoded by the coding sequence GTGGCAAACAAGCGCGCGAGCCAGGACCGCAAGGCCCGACTGGCCGAGATCCAGAACCAGCAGAAGGCCAAGGAACGCAAGGTGGTGGCCGGCATCGTCATCGGCTGCCTCGTCCTGCTCGCGGGTCTGACCGGCGTCATCCTGTTTGCGATCAACGACGCGCAGGCCAAGCAGCTGCCCCACCTCGGCGTCACGGTCGCCGCCGCCAGCTGCGACCCGGTCACGACCGACCCCTCGAGTGGTGCGGGCGAGCACGTCGGACCCGGCACCTCGAAGCCGAACCAGACGTCGGTGAACTACTCCACCGTGCCGCCGAGCAACGGCCCCCACTTCGTCAGCCCGGACCTGAGCGGGCGCGACTTCTACACCGCGGCCGACCGCCCCGTCCTCGAGACCCTCGTGCACAACCTCGAGCACGGCTACACGATCCTGTGGTACGACGGCAGCAAGGTGAAGGACACCAAGCTCCTGCGGGACATCGCGGACCAGGCCAACAAGCTCCCCGAGGCCAGCGGCAAGTTCAAGGTCGTGGAGTGGGACGCCAGCCGTGGCGCGTTCCCGGCCGGCAAGGTCTACGCCCTCTCCCACTGGGCCAAGGACGCTGGTCACCGCCAGCTCTGCGGCAACGTCTCCGGCCAGGCGATCATCGACTTCGTCAAGAAGTACCCGAAGACCGACACGCAGGAGCCCGGCGCGGCCTGA
- a CDS encoding glycosyltransferase family 2 protein, with amino-acid sequence MSEHPSTGPTAPATERLPVDPPQVSSPATEVIGVPDQGVPTAAAPTAAAPTAAAPTAVAPMHPSDAAYLPAATPSATPLPGEPGHGRPYVTIVLPCFNEGEHVLQEIDRITAAMNASEFTYEVLCIDDASTDDTLEVLQDAATRYANIRVMPFRRNGGSGTARRIGTQQAYGEIVVWTDADMTYENERIPDLVRILRDDPSYDQVVGARTTEEGTHKWARIPAKWLIRKIAEQLSNQTIPDLNSGLRAFRREVSLPYLRLLPPGFSCVTTITLAFLSNQHDIKYVPTSYAKRAGVSKFHFVRDAYRYILQVLRMIMYFDPLKVLMPPALWLIVIGVVKAVVDMVRHPFYFPASTVLLIVSGIMIGSLALLSDLVVRSRTGV; translated from the coding sequence ATGAGCGAGCACCCCAGCACCGGCCCCACCGCCCCCGCCACGGAGCGCCTTCCCGTCGACCCCCCGCAGGTGTCGTCACCGGCCACCGAGGTGATCGGAGTCCCCGACCAGGGCGTGCCGACCGCGGCGGCGCCGACCGCTGCGGCGCCGACCGCGGCGGCGCCGACCGCGGTCGCGCCGATGCACCCTTCCGACGCGGCATACCTGCCGGCGGCAACCCCCTCGGCGACGCCCCTGCCGGGCGAACCCGGCCACGGGCGGCCGTACGTCACCATCGTCCTGCCGTGCTTCAACGAGGGTGAGCACGTCCTCCAGGAGATCGACCGGATCACCGCGGCGATGAACGCCAGCGAGTTCACCTACGAGGTGCTCTGCATCGACGACGCATCGACCGACGACACGCTCGAGGTGCTGCAGGACGCGGCCACCCGCTACGCCAACATCCGGGTGATGCCGTTCCGCCGCAACGGTGGCAGCGGCACGGCCCGTCGCATCGGCACGCAGCAGGCCTACGGCGAGATCGTCGTCTGGACCGACGCCGACATGACCTACGAGAACGAGCGCATCCCCGACCTGGTGCGGATCCTGCGGGACGACCCGTCCTACGACCAGGTCGTCGGTGCGCGCACCACCGAGGAGGGCACCCACAAGTGGGCGCGCATCCCGGCGAAGTGGCTCATCCGCAAGATCGCCGAGCAGCTCTCCAACCAGACGATCCCCGACCTCAACTCGGGCCTGCGGGCGTTCCGACGCGAGGTCTCGCTGCCCTACCTGCGGCTGCTGCCCCCGGGCTTCAGCTGCGTCACGACGATCACGCTGGCGTTCCTGTCGAACCAGCACGACATCAAGTACGTGCCCACCAGCTATGCCAAGCGCGCCGGGGTGAGCAAGTTCCACTTCGTCCGCGACGCCTACCGCTACATCCTCCAGGTCCTGCGCATGATCATGTACTTCGACCCGCTCAAGGTGCTCATGCCCCCGGCGCTGTGGCTGATCGTCATCGGCGTCGTCAAGGCCGTCGTCGACATGGTCCGCCACCCGTTCTACTTCCCGGCCAGCACGGTGCTGCTCATCGTCAGCGGGATCATGATCGGTTCGCTGGCGCTGCTGTCCGACCTCGTCGTGCGTTCCCGGACGGGCGTGTGA
- a CDS encoding peptidoglycan-binding protein, translating into MRALGVLTIPVITVPVGMASASAVGVTVPPPPSKALPSALDIASPYQAQHLCDPHAKPGVVAFAKLMSGYYKLGTADYGITRNCNSGVTEHSEGRAWDWMLSVAKPNEKAVADAVTQWLSAPDALGRPGAMARRFGIMYIIWNHKMWRAYDPARGWATYTGSVPHTDHIHFSFSWDGAYGHTSWWTGKAITTVDPGPASTPTATTPNPTTPTPTTPKPTTPPQPPSAVYSLLVAGATGPDVALAQKVIGTTPDGVFGPKTQAALVAWQRAHGLKVTGQLDPATWAAMVALKLIPARSTSAPSTPSPTPSQPTTPAKPPTTPSPTPSQPTTPAKPPTTPSSALAPYAKLTLAQGATGAAVVALQKSLGITSDGAFGPQTMAAVKAFQTRRNLPATGIVGPATWAALMVTSGGSTTASRSTATPRVATPYTALLSTVLRVGSHGTAVRTLQRALGGLSVDGAFGARTAAAVKALQKATGLPQTGVVDVTVWQALENRDYPLRAYYGTVLRPGSRGAAVTALQNALRLTPDGTFGPGDESAVKALQGRAKLARTGVVATLTWQALEAELRRR; encoded by the coding sequence GTGCGTGCCCTCGGAGTCCTGACCATCCCGGTCATCACCGTGCCCGTCGGCATGGCGAGCGCCAGCGCGGTCGGCGTGACGGTACCGCCGCCGCCGTCGAAGGCGCTCCCGTCGGCTCTGGACATCGCCTCGCCGTACCAGGCGCAGCACCTCTGCGACCCGCACGCCAAGCCGGGCGTCGTGGCCTTCGCCAAGCTGATGAGCGGCTACTACAAGCTCGGCACCGCCGACTACGGGATCACGCGAAACTGCAACAGCGGGGTCACGGAGCACTCCGAGGGTCGCGCCTGGGACTGGATGCTCAGCGTCGCCAAGCCCAACGAGAAGGCTGTCGCCGACGCGGTGACCCAGTGGTTGTCGGCTCCTGACGCGCTGGGTCGTCCGGGCGCGATGGCACGCCGGTTCGGGATCATGTACATCATCTGGAACCACAAGATGTGGCGCGCCTACGACCCCGCCAGGGGCTGGGCGACCTACACCGGGTCGGTCCCGCACACCGACCACATCCACTTCTCCTTCTCGTGGGACGGCGCGTACGGCCACACGTCCTGGTGGACGGGCAAGGCCATCACCACGGTCGACCCCGGCCCGGCCTCGACGCCGACTGCCACGACGCCGAATCCCACGACGCCGACTCCCACGACGCCGAAGCCCACGACCCCTCCGCAGCCGCCGTCAGCGGTCTACTCGCTGCTCGTGGCGGGAGCGACAGGTCCTGACGTGGCGCTGGCCCAGAAGGTCATCGGCACCACGCCCGACGGGGTGTTCGGGCCCAAGACGCAAGCCGCGTTGGTCGCGTGGCAGCGCGCGCACGGACTCAAGGTGACCGGTCAGCTCGACCCCGCCACGTGGGCCGCGATGGTGGCCCTCAAGCTCATCCCGGCGCGCAGCACCTCCGCGCCGAGCACGCCCAGCCCCACGCCCAGCCAGCCGACCACGCCTGCCAAGCCGCCGACCACGCCCAGCCCGACGCCCAGCCAGCCGACCACACCCGCGAAGCCGCCGACCACACCCTCGAGTGCCCTCGCACCGTACGCGAAGCTGACCCTGGCGCAGGGCGCGACGGGGGCGGCCGTGGTGGCGCTGCAGAAGTCTCTGGGGATCACGTCCGACGGGGCGTTCGGACCCCAGACCATGGCGGCGGTGAAGGCGTTCCAGACCCGGCGCAACCTGCCTGCGACCGGCATCGTCGGGCCGGCCACGTGGGCCGCCCTCATGGTGACCAGCGGAGGGTCCACGACAGCGTCGCGCAGCACCGCCACGCCTCGCGTCGCCACCCCGTACACGGCCCTCCTGTCGACGGTGCTCAGAGTGGGCTCCCACGGCACCGCGGTCAGGACCCTGCAGCGCGCTCTCGGCGGGCTCTCGGTCGACGGGGCCTTCGGGGCGCGCACCGCCGCCGCCGTGAAGGCCCTGCAGAAGGCCACCGGCCTGCCGCAGACCGGGGTCGTGGACGTCACGGTGTGGCAGGCGCTGGAGAACCGTGACTACCCGCTGCGGGCCTACTACGGCACGGTGTTGCGCCCGGGCTCGCGCGGGGCCGCGGTCACGGCCCTGCAGAATGCCCTGCGACTCACCCCGGACGGCACCTTCGGCCCGGGTGACGAGTCGGCCGTCAAGGCCCTGCAGGGGCGGGCCAAGCTGGCCCGGACCGGGGTGGTCGCCACGCTGACCTGGCAGGCGCTCGAAGCCGAGCTGCGGCGGCGCTAG
- a CDS encoding type IV toxin-antitoxin system AbiEi family antitoxin domain-containing protein translates to MPIDWGHLRRLADSQCDLLTRRQCLAAGMSPDALAWRVSSGRWSRVHEGVFLTAPGRRDWHGRAVAALLQACSGGPVADAALGGRSAAYLWGIDARPPRQIELLIPEPRRVTPPAGVRVRRVSRFDSVVHETAYPWRSTVAATVLDVAALGSPLDALSIAARAVQMELVGAGELSQELGARAGHRHSKVLRRALGDVATGAESGAEVLYIRDVERAHGLPTATRQTASDQGSRRRHDNEYRPYGVIVEVDGRLGHEQWADRVKDGRRDRQLLAEARLTTRIFFADVAVEPCRTALEVGAILAGRGWMGQLRRCRRAGCSVGA, encoded by the coding sequence ATGCCGATCGACTGGGGACACCTGCGCCGGCTGGCGGACTCCCAGTGCGACCTGCTCACCCGGCGCCAGTGCCTTGCGGCCGGTATGTCGCCTGACGCCTTGGCCTGGCGGGTCAGCTCAGGGAGGTGGTCGCGCGTGCACGAGGGCGTGTTCCTCACCGCGCCTGGTCGCCGTGACTGGCACGGCCGGGCGGTGGCCGCGCTGCTCCAGGCGTGCTCAGGAGGCCCGGTCGCTGACGCCGCCCTTGGTGGCCGCAGCGCCGCCTACCTGTGGGGCATCGACGCCCGACCTCCTCGACAGATCGAGCTCCTGATCCCCGAGCCCCGCCGAGTCACGCCCCCGGCTGGAGTGCGAGTGCGTCGCGTGTCCCGCTTCGATTCCGTGGTCCACGAAACGGCCTACCCGTGGCGAAGCACTGTGGCCGCCACGGTGCTCGATGTCGCTGCCCTGGGCTCGCCTCTGGACGCCCTGTCGATCGCGGCACGCGCTGTCCAGATGGAACTCGTCGGCGCGGGCGAGCTCTCGCAGGAGCTGGGGGCACGCGCAGGACATCGCCACTCGAAGGTCCTGCGTCGCGCCCTCGGTGATGTGGCCACGGGGGCCGAGAGTGGCGCCGAAGTGCTGTACATCCGCGATGTCGAACGGGCTCACGGTCTTCCGACCGCGACTCGCCAGACCGCCTCCGACCAGGGATCTCGTCGACGTCATGACAACGAGTACCGGCCATACGGGGTCATCGTGGAGGTGGACGGTCGGCTGGGCCATGAGCAGTGGGCAGACCGGGTGAAGGACGGTCGGCGGGACCGTCAGCTCCTGGCCGAGGCGCGACTGACGACGAGGATCTTCTTCGCCGACGTGGCCGTCGAGCCGTGCCGGACCGCACTGGAGGTCGGCGCGATCCTGGCTGGACGGGGGTGGATGGGTCAGCTGCGCCGGTGTCGCCGAGCCGGGTGCTCGGTGGGGGCGTGA
- a CDS encoding inositol monophosphatase produces the protein MDTQQVLELMKSVAAEVITPRFRSLAAGEVMEKNPGDLVTIADHESEAILTRELSAAYPGAFVLGEELTSADPTTLDRYVEAEHAFTVDPVDGTKNFVHGSPDHAVMVSEVIRGETVRAWIWQPEHEVAWVAEKGAGTYRNGERVVREPVPDGIGPRGVTSIWPLRGHSLGSMPALVGSWVCCGVDYPRLMEGAADYILYARNSPWDHSPGTLMVTEAGGFAGHADGTSYSPTVLKAGIIVAADRGTYTAVRRHAAEAFARTA, from the coding sequence GTGGACACCCAACAGGTGCTTGAGCTGATGAAGTCCGTCGCGGCCGAGGTCATCACACCGCGGTTCCGCTCGCTGGCCGCCGGCGAGGTGATGGAGAAGAACCCGGGCGACCTCGTGACCATCGCCGACCACGAGTCCGAGGCGATCCTCACCCGCGAGCTCTCGGCGGCATACCCCGGCGCGTTCGTGCTGGGCGAGGAGCTCACCTCGGCGGACCCGACGACACTGGACCGCTACGTCGAGGCCGAGCACGCCTTCACCGTCGACCCGGTCGACGGCACCAAGAACTTCGTCCACGGCTCCCCCGACCACGCGGTCATGGTCAGCGAGGTCATCCGGGGCGAGACGGTGCGAGCCTGGATCTGGCAGCCCGAGCACGAGGTCGCCTGGGTCGCGGAGAAGGGCGCCGGCACCTACCGCAACGGGGAGCGAGTGGTGCGCGAGCCCGTGCCCGACGGGATCGGCCCTCGCGGCGTCACGTCCATCTGGCCCCTGCGCGGACACTCGCTCGGGTCGATGCCCGCCCTGGTCGGGTCGTGGGTCTGCTGCGGGGTGGACTACCCCCGCCTCATGGAAGGTGCCGCCGACTACATCCTCTACGCGCGCAACAGCCCGTGGGACCACTCCCCCGGCACCCTGATGGTCACCGAGGCAGGTGGTTTCGCGGGTCACGCTGACGGGACCTCTTACTCACCAACGGTTCTCAAGGCCGGCATCATCGTGGCGGCCGACCGTGGCACCTACACCGCAGTGCGCCGCCACGCTGCCGAGGCCTTCGCCCGCACGGCCTGA
- a CDS encoding glycosyltransferase family 4 protein: MPRQRDPPRPHVSGGLAVTPSAALKVAVVGPTHPYKGGVAAHTTSLAHELAEAGHDVTLVSWSHLYPSKLYPGEQAVPGGAPDVEPFPRTVRALSWARPDTWVRTGRRLRGFDVLVVVHVIPAVVPAHLALLRAAGAGRRSLQRGRARSGPRTVVIAHNVLPHESHPGDRELMQQFLARVDSVLVHSDSQARIAYELGAPRVSVTDLPPHLPGGAPVERVDHDGPPRLLALGIVRDYKGVDLLMEALADVPGPTLTVAGEMWGSSGERVKELAQDPRLRDRVEVHGGYVPADRLAPLLASHDVLALTYRSATASQNALLGQQHGLPVLASDVGTFAAQVRDGVDGILVPPGDKAALVAALQRLAEPGITDQLRAQVRPPDLSGPWARYVGAIEALAAVEAAAEPDDLDADDTGAATGAAAVAGHLRHRVTSAVRAVVAATRPEVELGRGDIPEWVRASDILSDGQDADDAKALARSLGLPRCSDGIAAWAALGALAAIVRVRDDGRRSAVIVDESGSRSPLSRWARAIGFAPVELELTGHRSSVEVLDVDTASLDVIVRLHPGGCDADDIDEAMSQASWALKSGGLLCVTLPIGHPGAEGALGTADVRAVLARSHDFGFVLVGDLDGDITGRMRSASDTSTRTDAAYGLLRLTLRRR, from the coding sequence GTGCCCCGGCAGCGGGACCCGCCGCGACCGCACGTGTCGGGCGGCCTCGCGGTGACGCCCAGCGCGGCTCTCAAGGTCGCCGTCGTGGGGCCGACGCACCCGTACAAGGGTGGCGTGGCCGCCCACACCACGAGCTTGGCCCACGAGCTGGCCGAGGCCGGCCACGACGTCACGCTGGTGTCCTGGTCCCACCTCTACCCGTCCAAGCTCTACCCGGGCGAGCAAGCCGTCCCCGGTGGCGCGCCGGATGTCGAGCCCTTCCCGCGCACCGTGCGGGCGCTGAGCTGGGCCCGTCCGGACACGTGGGTGCGCACCGGTCGGCGCCTGCGGGGTTTCGACGTCCTCGTGGTCGTCCACGTGATCCCGGCAGTCGTGCCTGCCCACCTCGCGCTGCTGCGGGCCGCCGGCGCCGGCCGTCGTTCGCTGCAGCGTGGAAGAGCTCGCTCCGGCCCCCGCACGGTCGTCATCGCGCACAACGTGCTGCCCCACGAGAGCCACCCGGGTGACCGCGAGCTCATGCAGCAGTTCCTGGCCCGGGTGGACTCCGTCCTCGTGCACAGTGACTCCCAGGCCAGGATCGCCTATGAGCTGGGTGCGCCACGGGTCTCGGTCACCGACCTCCCGCCGCATCTCCCGGGTGGAGCACCGGTCGAACGGGTCGACCATGACGGGCCCCCGCGGCTGCTGGCCCTGGGGATCGTCCGCGACTACAAGGGCGTCGACCTGCTCATGGAGGCGCTCGCCGACGTGCCCGGCCCCACCCTCACCGTGGCAGGTGAGATGTGGGGCTCCAGCGGTGAGCGGGTCAAGGAGCTGGCCCAGGACCCGCGCCTGCGCGACCGCGTCGAGGTGCACGGCGGCTACGTGCCCGCCGACCGGCTGGCGCCACTGCTGGCCTCCCATGACGTCCTCGCCCTGACCTATCGCAGTGCCACCGCGTCGCAGAACGCGCTGCTCGGGCAGCAGCACGGTCTCCCCGTGCTCGCCTCCGACGTCGGGACGTTCGCGGCACAGGTGCGCGACGGGGTCGACGGCATCCTGGTCCCGCCGGGGGACAAGGCCGCCCTGGTCGCCGCTCTCCAGCGCCTGGCCGAGCCGGGCATCACCGACCAGCTCCGGGCGCAGGTGCGCCCGCCCGACCTGTCGGGACCGTGGGCGCGGTACGTCGGGGCCATCGAGGCCCTCGCGGCGGTGGAAGCCGCGGCCGAGCCGGACGACCTGGATGCGGATGACACGGGCGCCGCCACCGGCGCCGCGGCCGTCGCGGGCCACCTCCGGCACCGGGTCACCAGCGCGGTGCGTGCCGTGGTCGCGGCCACGCGGCCCGAGGTCGAGCTCGGTCGAGGTGACATCCCCGAGTGGGTCCGGGCCTCCGACATCCTCTCCGACGGCCAGGACGCCGACGACGCGAAGGCCTTGGCGCGCAGCCTGGGCCTGCCTCGCTGCAGCGACGGAATCGCCGCCTGGGCCGCCCTCGGAGCGCTCGCGGCCATCGTCCGGGTCCGCGATGACGGACGACGCAGCGCGGTGATCGTCGACGAGTCCGGCAGCCGGTCTCCTCTCTCGCGCTGGGCCCGCGCCATCGGGTTCGCGCCGGTGGAGCTCGAGCTGACCGGCCACCGGTCGAGCGTCGAGGTGCTGGACGTCGACACCGCCTCGCTGGACGTGATCGTGCGACTGCACCCCGGCGGGTGCGACGCCGACGACATCGACGAAGCCATGAGCCAGGCGTCCTGGGCGCTCAAGTCCGGCGGACTGCTCTGCGTGACCCTGCCGATCGGCCACCCCGGGGCGGAGGGCGCCCTGGGCACCGCCGACGTCCGAGCGGTGCTGGCCCGGTCCCACGACTTCGGGTTCGTGCTCGTCGGCGACCTCGACGGTGACATCACCGGGCGGATGCGGTCGGCGTCGGACACGTCCACCCGCACCGACGCGGCGTATGGGCTGCTCCGACTCACGTTGCGGAGGCGCTGA
- a CDS encoding lysylphosphatidylglycerol synthase transmembrane domain-containing protein, which produces MTATPMTHRARVFSGLRTLLALLVVAAVTVAVARNWHEVSTDIGRIDAATFALAAVLVCLPPILTLFGWRVLLADLGSPLHLAPAAGIFFVGQLGKYVPGAVWSIVAQAEIGARLHIPRRRSAVVAFVTVGMAAICGLIVGVPALPLLITRDDSASRTGWVVLVTVLLLAVMLWPPLLNWGIAKVLRVLRREPLEHQLSGRAILTATLFFVAAWVCSGLQVLVIARATSTHVQTGHLVLASVSGFALASSIAMFSVILPAGVGVREGVLVLILAPVTSTPAATAVVVISRFLTVASDVVFALGGWLYARSHHLVTSPQEREHDHIVLDDPTGVEDDSTSGQDSRA; this is translated from the coding sequence ATGACCGCCACCCCCATGACGCACCGCGCCCGGGTGTTCAGCGGGCTCCGAACCCTGTTGGCACTGTTGGTGGTCGCGGCCGTGACCGTGGCCGTCGCCCGCAACTGGCACGAGGTGTCCACCGACATCGGACGCATCGACGCCGCGACGTTCGCGTTGGCAGCCGTGCTGGTGTGCCTGCCCCCGATCCTGACCCTGTTCGGCTGGCGGGTCCTGCTGGCCGACCTCGGGTCGCCCCTTCACCTGGCGCCCGCTGCGGGGATCTTCTTCGTCGGGCAGCTGGGCAAATACGTGCCGGGGGCGGTGTGGAGCATCGTCGCCCAGGCGGAGATCGGTGCCCGGCTGCACATCCCCCGACGGCGGTCGGCGGTCGTCGCCTTCGTCACGGTCGGGATGGCCGCCATCTGCGGGCTGATCGTCGGAGTGCCGGCTCTGCCGTTGCTCATCACCCGCGACGACTCGGCGTCCCGGACCGGCTGGGTGGTGCTGGTCACGGTGCTGCTGCTGGCCGTCATGCTGTGGCCACCGCTGCTCAACTGGGGCATCGCCAAGGTCCTGCGCGTCCTGCGTCGTGAGCCGCTCGAGCACCAGCTGTCCGGCCGGGCCATCCTCACCGCCACCCTGTTCTTCGTCGCCGCGTGGGTCTGCTCCGGGCTGCAGGTGCTCGTCATCGCGCGGGCGACCAGCACCCACGTCCAGACGGGGCACCTGGTGCTGGCCAGCGTGTCGGGCTTCGCCCTGGCGTCGTCGATCGCGATGTTCAGCGTGATCCTGCCGGCCGGCGTGGGCGTGCGCGAGGGCGTGCTGGTGCTGATCCTGGCCCCGGTGACCTCCACCCCGGCGGCCACGGCCGTGGTCGTCATCTCCCGCTTCCTCACCGTGGCCTCGGACGTGGTGTTCGCCCTCGGTGGCTGGTTGTACGCGCGGTCGCACCACCTCGTCACCTCCCCGCAGGAACGAGAGCACGACCACATCGTCCTCGACGACCCCACCGGCGTCGAGGACGACTCGACCAGCGGGCAGGACTCCCGGGCGTGA
- a CDS encoding class I SAM-dependent methyltransferase codes for MSAAGAGREEQLAYSELMGAMLDERKRRQKAQKILAVVRHALGRDTLGRDTLAGLRALDVGCSAGFIADELSLAGAHTTGVDIDEPGLIAARARFGERVQFSLARGEALPFEDGSMDVVVFNHIYEHVVDPEAVVADIHRVLSPTGVLYLGIGHRHQVIEPHYKLPFLSWLPQQAADRYMRLTGRGEHYYEHYYSRADLRRLFAAFDIWDYTLPVLADSRAFAGTDQIPQWVSRVPAPVLERMAPMAPTYIWAAFKDASPSGPELSVSPVHLSPVHP; via the coding sequence GTGAGCGCCGCGGGAGCGGGTCGCGAGGAGCAGCTCGCCTACTCCGAGCTGATGGGTGCGATGCTCGACGAGCGCAAGCGCAGGCAGAAGGCCCAGAAGATCCTCGCCGTCGTCCGGCACGCCCTCGGCCGTGACACCCTCGGCCGCGACACCCTGGCCGGACTTCGCGCGCTGGACGTCGGGTGCTCGGCCGGCTTCATCGCCGACGAGCTCTCCCTGGCCGGCGCGCACACCACCGGCGTGGACATCGACGAGCCCGGGCTGATCGCGGCCCGCGCCCGGTTCGGCGAGCGGGTGCAGTTCAGCCTGGCCCGGGGGGAGGCCCTGCCCTTCGAGGACGGCTCCATGGACGTCGTCGTGTTCAACCACATCTACGAGCACGTGGTCGACCCCGAGGCGGTCGTGGCGGACATCCACCGCGTGCTGAGCCCCACCGGTGTCCTCTACCTGGGCATCGGCCACCGCCACCAGGTCATCGAGCCGCACTACAAGCTGCCCTTCCTGTCCTGGCTGCCCCAGCAGGCGGCGGACCGCTACATGCGGCTGACCGGGCGCGGCGAGCACTACTACGAGCACTACTACTCGCGCGCCGACCTGCGGAGGCTGTTCGCCGCCTTCGACATCTGGGACTACACCCTGCCGGTGCTGGCCGACAGCCGTGCGTTCGCCGGCACGGACCAGATCCCGCAGTGGGTGTCCCGCGTGCCCGCCCCGGTCCTGGAGCGGATGGCCCCGATGGCCCCGACCTACATCTGGGCCGCCTTCAAGGATGCCTCGCCCTCGGGTCCGGAGCTGAGCGTCAGCCCCGTCCACCTCAGCCCGGTCCACCCCTGA
- a CDS encoding TIGR03089 family protein — protein sequence MATPSDVLAAMLRSDPARPRVTCYDDTPGPTRGERIELSAKVLANWVNKAANALQEEWDLGPGSRVRLALPPHWRSLYWALAVWSVGATAVLDDGPCDLVVTDDGSLAAESSSPVVLVTLAALARGARGPVPSGAMDEARELSTYADQFSPWQEPAPSEAAVSQDGADTAYEDVVPQRSWPSGVRIHTATEDLRTALELALATWASDGSIVLSLGPEPASGRAERLASEGVTLDL from the coding sequence ATGGCCACCCCGTCCGACGTCCTCGCCGCGATGTTGCGCTCCGACCCCGCTCGACCTCGCGTGACCTGCTACGACGACACTCCGGGTCCGACCCGGGGCGAACGCATCGAGCTGAGCGCCAAGGTCCTCGCGAACTGGGTCAACAAGGCCGCCAACGCGTTGCAGGAGGAGTGGGACCTGGGTCCCGGTTCGCGGGTGCGCCTCGCCCTTCCCCCGCACTGGCGCAGCCTCTACTGGGCTCTGGCTGTGTGGTCCGTGGGCGCCACCGCCGTCCTCGACGACGGCCCCTGCGATCTCGTGGTCACCGACGACGGCTCTCTTGCCGCGGAATCCAGCAGCCCCGTCGTCCTGGTCACCCTCGCCGCCCTGGCGCGCGGCGCGAGAGGCCCCGTCCCGTCCGGCGCCATGGACGAGGCCCGCGAGCTGTCCACGTATGCCGACCAGTTCAGCCCGTGGCAGGAGCCCGCTCCCAGCGAGGCCGCCGTGAGCCAGGACGGCGCGGACACGGCCTACGAGGACGTGGTGCCGCAACGGAGCTGGCCGTCGGGGGTACGCATCCACACGGCGACCGAGGACCTGCGCACCGCTCTCGAGCTGGCCCTGGCCACCTGGGCGTCGGACGGCTCGATCGTGCTGTCCCTCGGTCCCGAGCCCGCCTCGGGTCGCGCGGAACGACTGGCTTCAGAGGGCGTGACCCTGGACCTCTAG